A region of the Acidobacteriota bacterium genome:
GTAATCCGTATCAGATCCCGGCGCGCCGAAACTCCACTCACCGGTGGTCGCCGGGGGCGGAAGGTCTCTTCCGGGCCAGTTTCCATCCAGGTCCCCGCACCCTCGCCGGAGGCAGCCCCCACCCACAGCGAGACCCCGCTGTCCCGAGCCAGCTCCACCGCTTCGGCCTTGACCACCCGGCCTCCTTGCCAGGCGAGCTCCTCCATCTCCTCCAGCCGCAAGCGGCCCAGGAGACGAGCTCCGGCAACGATCCGCGGATCGGAGCTGAAAACCCCGTCCACGTCGGTGAAGATCTCGCATTGATCCGCCCCCAACGCCGCCGCCAGAGCCACGGCCGAGGTGTCCGACCCGCTGCGCCCGAGGGTCGTGAGCTCGCCCTGAGAATCCTTTCCCTGGAAACCCGTGACCACCACCACCCGGCCGGCGGCGAGCTCGTGCCGCAGACGCTGGGTTCGCACCTCCACGATGCGGGCGTTGTTGTGCACGTCGTTGGTGCGAATCCCCGCCTCTCCCCCGTCGAGGGAAACGGCCGTCCAACCGAGGTCATCTATGGCCATGGCCAGCAGGGCCGCCGAGGCCGTCTCACCGGTGCCGAGAAGACGATCCAGCTCCCGCGGCGCGGGGCACCGGCTCACCGCCTGGCCCAGACGCACCAACCCGTCCGTAGTGTCGCCCATGGCCGAAACCACCACCACCACCGAAGCCCCGGTCCGCCGCCTCTCCACCACCCGGCGCGCCGCTCCGAGAATCAGCTCGGAGCTGGCCAGCGAGGTCCCGCCGTACTTTTGCACTACCAGTGCCATAGGGTCTCTCCTCAGGAGCTGCCGGCGAGACGAGCCGGTATCGCGGGCAGAGCAGCGAGGGTTTCCTCCATAGCCCGCCCCAGCTCGGCGACACCGGGTGCCCGCAGCAGCGAATAGTGGTCCCCGGTGAGGGGATGGATCATCAGATGGGAGGGAGCGCAGAGTCGGCGCCAGGCGCCTTCGTCCGGATCTTCCGAGCTGCCCTTGGCCCGATAGAGATGCACCGGGGGCGCCGATGAAGCCATCGCCCTTTCCGCCGCCGGGAGCGGACGATAGGCGGCGAGAGCGCGGGCGTTGAGACGGAAGAGGCTGAGCAGAGCTTCGACGCGATCTACCGACTCCGTCGCCGGAAGGGCCCGGGCCGCTACCGCCCGATGCAGGATCTCCTGGGCCCGCTCCCGCGGGCCGAGGGCGGCAAGCTCGCGGATGATTCCCTCGGTGGCGACAGCGTCGTCCGAGCCCGCTCCCCCGAAACCGGTGAGATCGAGGAGGAACGCCGCGGCGATGCGCGCCTCGTCCTCGTCTCCCCCGGCCTGCTCACCAACCTCTCCGAAGGGGGGCGTCGGAGGATCGATGAGCAGCACCGCCGATACCTCGGCCCCCGCCTGCGCAGCCTGACGAGCCATCTCAAAAGCCACCACGGCTCCCAGCGACCAACCGGCGAGGACCGGCATCCCTGCCGCCGGCCGCCCGCTCCAAGACCCGAGCTCCTGGAGGTAGCGAGCGGCCATCGCCTCCACCGAGGGCGGCACGGGCCAAGATTCCGGCGGTGGGCTCTGGATCGCCATCACCGGCCGCTCGCGGCGCAGGCTCTGAGCCAGCGCTGCGTAGGAGAAGACATTCCCCCCCACGGGATGGACTAGCACGAGAGGGGGCACGGGGGCAGACACGGGAGAAGACGAGGAGCCTGGAGAGCAGATCGGCACCAGAATCTCGCGACTCCCGGGCGTGCTCTCGGCGCTCCGCAGGCGCTGCGCCAAGGCCGCCACCGTCCCCG
Encoded here:
- a CDS encoding aspartate kinase yields the protein MALVVQKYGGTSLASSELILGAARRVVERRRTGASVVVVVSAMGDTTDGLVRLGQAVSRCPAPRELDRLLGTGETASAALLAMAIDDLGWTAVSLDGGEAGIRTNDVHNNARIVEVRTQRLRHELAAGRVVVVTGFQGKDSQGELTTLGRSGSDTSAVALAAALGADQCEIFTDVDGVFSSDPRIVAGARLLGRLRLEEMEELAWQGGRVVKAEAVELARDSGVSLWVGAASGEGAGTWMETGPEETFRPRRPPVSGVSARRDLIRITVPEDLSSERRKGLLDSLAAYDLIFVRGSETGALELYVSIEEIPAPEELRRELPERWGACVETSELLGAVSLVGFGLGSRPAALAAALSELRALGSDGRPLEVLATFSSRESFSFVLPVAAVAPAMERLHRAFLEELPWVPPAAAGDGADERLPGSVES